One region of Olleya sp. Hel_I_94 genomic DNA includes:
- a CDS encoding alpha-amylase family glycosyl hydrolase — MKKIIFFIFLLCQITLAQQQNVTYNVTPSVIEEDQLVTLTFNGSSINEATWNVVNNELYLWSWSYDLNLTNQQDAPNNGDWTDSSNTTTPNLLTYNSGSDTYSISFIPQDFYNRTGIGRIGFLLKAKDASGDKKSQDILEDVGSFQVILTTPEDNSTTIIDTGSNFDISANNTGGNANYVLSADGTTIDTQNGVSSYNFQDTAITINKNYTLDVTVGGQTKTKSFSVVVDPGSTFAIMPTNYQDGITYDPADPTQATLVLYAQGKDFVYVAGSFNNWQPDNSYAMKRDPTRNNKYWITLTGLTPGQIETYQYWVVDKTPITNSPKLVKVADPYSTLVLSPFDDPYIPAATYPNIPTYPTGQDREVTVLQTGQTDYPWVVTDFEKPKKEDLVIYEVLVRDFDANRNFQDIIDRIDYFKNLNINAIQLMPIMEFEGNESWGYNTSFHMALDKYYGTEDKLKELIDICHQNGIAVILDLALNHAFGRNPMVRMWMDDADGDGWGEPSSENPYFNQVATHSYSVGSDFDHSNSFTKVYSKRVVKQWIEEYKIDGFRWDLTKGFTQNASSGETQTNAYQADRVAILKEYADYSWSLDEDHYVIFEHLGFGGSAAEEKEWADYRLDEGKGIMLWGKMTDPYNQLTMGYASGTDISRMGHKDNSRNYDAPRLVGYPESHDEERLMYKNVQFGNSTNASHNVTNLNIAIKRMSALGAVSLTIPGPKMIWHFGELAMENSIYTCNNGSVNTEADAIDGNCKLDTKPQPQWTNGWLTDANRSQVYNDWSRINELKVNEAVFEGDYIINDSSNPNVDTLTPRIYIFDNALPSTELKNVVILANFDVTSQNVTPDFPYTGTWYDLMDQNNSTFINVTNTATPITIPAGEFRIYGNAVPQSLSTDQFQIADNFKLYPNPAKTSFKLTTKITGVKILDVSGKQLIEYKGTFEAGHQFNIENLVNGLYIIQLEDTNGQTKISKLIKS; from the coding sequence ATGAAAAAAATTATTTTTTTTATTTTTTTGCTATGTCAAATTACATTGGCGCAGCAACAAAATGTAACTTACAATGTTACTCCTTCTGTAATTGAAGAAGACCAATTGGTAACACTAACTTTTAATGGTAGTAGTATTAATGAAGCAACTTGGAATGTTGTTAATAATGAACTGTATTTATGGTCTTGGTCATATGATTTAAACTTAACTAATCAGCAAGACGCACCAAATAATGGAGATTGGACAGACTCTTCAAACACAACAACGCCTAACCTATTGACTTATAATTCAGGAAGTGACACCTACTCTATTTCATTTATACCACAAGACTTTTATAACCGAACAGGAATTGGACGTATTGGGTTTCTTTTAAAGGCTAAAGACGCTTCAGGAGACAAAAAATCTCAAGATATACTTGAAGATGTTGGTTCATTTCAAGTAATTTTAACGACTCCAGAAGACAATTCTACAACAATTATAGATACTGGAAGCAACTTTGACATTTCTGCTAATAATACAGGTGGTAATGCTAATTACGTTTTAAGTGCAGACGGAACAACTATTGACACTCAAAATGGCGTGTCTTCGTATAACTTCCAAGACACAGCTATTACAATAAACAAAAACTATACATTAGACGTAACAGTTGGTGGGCAAACTAAAACAAAATCATTTTCTGTAGTAGTAGATCCTGGTAGTACTTTTGCTATCATGCCAACTAACTATCAAGACGGAATCACTTATGATCCTGCAGATCCTACACAAGCAACTTTAGTATTATATGCACAAGGTAAAGACTTTGTATACGTAGCAGGAAGCTTTAACAATTGGCAGCCTGACAACAGCTACGCTATGAAAAGAGATCCAACTAGAAATAATAAATATTGGATAACATTAACAGGGTTAACTCCAGGTCAAATAGAAACATATCAATATTGGGTAGTAGACAAAACACCAATAACAAATTCGCCTAAATTAGTTAAGGTTGCAGATCCTTATTCAACATTAGTATTGTCTCCTTTTGATGATCCATACATTCCAGCAGCTACTTATCCAAATATCCCTACCTATCCTACTGGTCAAGATAGAGAAGTTACTGTTTTACAAACTGGCCAAACAGATTATCCATGGGTAGTTACAGATTTTGAAAAACCTAAAAAAGAGGATTTAGTAATTTATGAAGTCTTAGTTAGAGATTTTGATGCTAATAGAAATTTTCAGGATATAATAGATAGAATAGATTATTTTAAAAATCTAAACATCAATGCTATTCAATTAATGCCAATTATGGAATTTGAAGGCAATGAAAGTTGGGGATATAATACCTCTTTTCATATGGCATTAGATAAATATTATGGTACAGAAGACAAACTTAAAGAGCTTATCGATATTTGTCATCAAAACGGAATTGCTGTAATATTAGACCTTGCACTAAACCATGCATTTGGACGTAACCCTATGGTACGCATGTGGATGGATGATGCAGATGGTGATGGTTGGGGAGAACCAAGTAGCGAAAACCCATATTTTAATCAAGTCGCAACACATAGTTACAGTGTTGGTTCAGATTTTGACCACTCAAACTCTTTCACAAAAGTATATTCAAAAAGAGTTGTAAAACAATGGATTGAAGAATACAAAATTGATGGATTTAGATGGGATTTAACCAAAGGGTTTACTCAAAACGCCTCTTCAGGAGAAACGCAAACCAACGCTTACCAAGCCGATAGAGTTGCAATTTTAAAAGAATATGCAGATTACTCATGGAGTTTGGATGAAGACCACTACGTTATATTTGAACATTTAGGATTTGGCGGAAGTGCTGCAGAAGAAAAGGAATGGGCTGATTATAGATTAGATGAAGGTAAAGGTATCATGCTTTGGGGTAAAATGACAGATCCTTATAACCAATTAACAATGGGTTATGCTTCAGGAACCGACATTAGCAGAATGGGTCATAAAGACAACAGTCGTAATTATGATGCACCAAGACTAGTAGGCTATCCAGAAAGTCATGACGAAGAAAGACTAATGTATAAAAATGTACAATTTGGAAACAGCACTAATGCTAGTCATAATGTTACTAATTTAAATATAGCTATTAAAAGAATGTCTGCATTAGGTGCAGTATCATTAACCATACCTGGTCCAAAAATGATTTGGCATTTTGGAGAACTTGCTATGGAAAATTCTATTTACACCTGTAATAATGGTAGTGTAAATACGGAAGCAGATGCTATTGACGGCAACTGTAAATTAGATACAAAACCACAACCTCAATGGACAAACGGATGGCTTACGGACGCTAACAGAAGTCAAGTATATAATGATTGGTCTAGAATAAACGAGTTAAAGGTAAACGAAGCTGTCTTTGAAGGAGACTATATAATTAACGATAGTAGCAACCCAAATGTAGACACTTTAACACCTAGAATTTACATATTTGACAATGCTTTACCTTCAACCGAATTAAAAAACGTAGTAATATTAGCAAACTTTGATGTCACATCACAAAACGTGACACCAGATTTTCCATATACAGGTACATGGTATGACTTAATGGATCAAAACAATAGTACCTTTATTAATGTAACTAACACTGCAACACCAATTACAATACCTGCAGGAGAGTTTAGAATATATGGTAATGCAGTTCCACAAAGCCTAAGCACAGATCAATTTCAAATTGCAGATAACTTTAAATTATATCCTAATCCTGCAAAAACATCTTTTAAACTAACAACTAAAATAACAGGAGTTAAAATCTTAGACGTGTCAGGAAAACAGTTAATTGAATATAAAGGAACATTTGAAGCAGGACATCAATTTAATATTGAAAACTTAGTTAACGGATTATATATAATACAGTTAGAAGACACTAACGGACAAACTAAAATATCCAAACTAATAAAATCTTAA
- a CDS encoding SusE domain-containing protein gives MKNFKILLLVVIALIGFNSCQEDDDLVFTAAPTGDFTFSNSFLEQYVLTSQASGNIAERFTWDDANFNVATNTSYELQRSLTGDFTDMVVVETTSANELAVTIGDMLSIAEEAGLNNDPATPELNAGSITFRLRAYVGDTGNGTELMSFPQVLNVYLPPVTNGGGGSGIEPSIWGVVGSAANDWGNAGPDLPFYTTSDPDVIVAYVNLKDGEIKIRQSNDWSLPNYGDATLDGVLDTDNDNNIAVTAGDYKIVYNTSTLDYTIEAFSYGIVGSAYNDWGNAGPDAKFHYDYTTDTFKVGVRLIDGEMKVRFNQDWGLPNYGDATLDGVLDTDSDNNIAVTAGFYLMTINLNDFSYTLVPTDLWGVVGSGYNDWGNAGPDATFTPLTDTQWLAENVTLIDGEIKIRLSEDWSLINYGDATSDGVLDTDNDNNIVVTAGVYDIKLDFTDPGAPTYVFITK, from the coding sequence ATGAAAAATTTTAAAATTTTATTACTTGTAGTTATCGCTTTGATAGGCTTTAACTCTTGTCAAGAAGACGATGATTTAGTTTTCACAGCAGCTCCAACAGGTGATTTCACCTTTTCAAATTCGTTTTTAGAACAATATGTTTTAACATCGCAAGCGTCTGGTAACATCGCAGAAAGATTTACATGGGATGATGCCAACTTTAATGTAGCTACTAACACCAGTTACGAACTACAACGTTCATTAACTGGAGATTTCACAGATATGGTTGTAGTAGAAACAACAAGTGCTAATGAGCTAGCTGTGACTATTGGAGACATGCTATCTATTGCTGAAGAAGCAGGTTTAAATAATGATCCTGCAACACCAGAACTAAATGCTGGAAGCATAACTTTTAGATTAAGAGCTTATGTTGGTGATACTGGTAATGGGACAGAATTAATGTCTTTTCCACAAGTATTAAACGTTTATTTACCGCCTGTTACTAATGGTGGTGGTGGATCTGGAATAGAACCATCTATTTGGGGAGTTGTAGGATCTGCAGCTAACGATTGGGGAAATGCTGGTCCAGACTTACCATTTTACACGACTTCTGATCCTGACGTTATAGTTGCTTATGTTAATTTAAAAGATGGAGAGATTAAAATTAGACAAAGTAATGATTGGTCACTACCTAATTATGGAGATGCAACTTTAGATGGTGTTTTAGACACAGACAACGATAATAACATTGCTGTTACAGCTGGAGATTACAAAATTGTATATAACACCTCTACCTTAGATTATACTATTGAAGCGTTTTCTTACGGAATTGTTGGTTCTGCTTACAATGATTGGGGAAATGCTGGACCTGATGCTAAATTCCATTACGACTACACTACAGATACATTTAAAGTAGGTGTAAGATTAATAGATGGTGAAATGAAAGTTAGATTTAACCAAGATTGGGGATTACCAAACTATGGTGATGCAACACTTGATGGTGTTTTAGATACTGATAGCGACAATAATATTGCTGTAACTGCTGGATTCTATTTAATGACTATAAATCTAAACGATTTTTCTTACACCTTAGTACCAACAGATTTATGGGGAGTTGTAGGTTCTGGTTATAATGATTGGGGTAATGCAGGTCCTGATGCTACTTTTACACCTTTAACAGACACACAATGGTTAGCAGAAAATGTGACATTAATTGATGGAGAAATTAAAATACGTTTAAGTGAAGATTGGTCTTTAATTAATTATGGAGATGCAACATCAGACGGTGTATTAGATACTGATAACGATAATAACATAGTTGTAACTGCTGGAGTTTATGATATCAAACTAGATTTTACAGATCCTGGTGCTCCAACATATGTATTTATAACTAAATAA
- a CDS encoding RagB/SusD family nutrient uptake outer membrane protein translates to MKKIILTVLGLALFTTLSSCVDDLDTAPKVELTLEQLLENDPNAVEGILSRLYASFALSGPSGPGSSDISDDPGESPFLRGIVNLQDFTADGMKNRWGDDGLDQLTTTSEWTSNNKFFRYLYNRAYYTIPQCNNLLNVLSSASTDAGETVVSEVRFLRALAYFYVIDVFGKGVLATDENFGQSELLPESTREELFNYVESELLEIEPLIGTFNGYGRANTYVVDMLLAKLYINAEVYTGTPRYDQAYTYVNKVITEGGYTLTDNFVENFSGDNDMSSEIIYPLIADPIVSQSFGNTTYIVNGNLSPDTITISEFGATEGWQGHRATKAWYGLFGDLDTSTDDRADLFWTEGHNYEMNDYTVWTDGYPSIKFRNTTFNSEYTPTSFSGTDFPLYRLADAYLMYAECALRGAAGASMTDALNYVNLVRTRSNATAISMGDLNLDFIIDERGRELNLEGHRRTDLIRFGKFTGGSYLWPWKGGTVNGSSIPDTYKVFPIPQTALEANPNLQQNTGY, encoded by the coding sequence ATGAAAAAAATAATATTAACAGTTTTAGGGCTAGCGTTATTTACAACACTATCGTCTTGTGTTGATGACCTTGACACAGCGCCTAAAGTAGAATTAACTTTGGAACAATTATTAGAAAATGATCCAAATGCTGTAGAAGGTATTTTATCTAGACTATATGCATCATTTGCATTGTCAGGTCCAAGTGGCCCTGGTAGTTCAGATATAAGTGATGATCCAGGAGAATCACCTTTTTTAAGAGGAATTGTAAATTTACAAGACTTTACTGCAGACGGAATGAAAAATCGTTGGGGAGATGATGGTTTAGACCAACTAACAACAACCTCAGAATGGACAAGTAATAATAAATTTTTTAGATATTTATACAACAGAGCTTATTACACAATCCCACAATGTAACAATTTACTTAACGTATTAAGTAGTGCTAGTACTGATGCTGGCGAGACTGTAGTCTCTGAGGTAAGATTTTTAAGAGCGCTAGCTTACTTTTATGTAATCGATGTTTTTGGAAAAGGTGTTTTAGCTACTGACGAAAACTTTGGCCAATCAGAGCTTTTACCTGAATCTACAAGAGAAGAATTATTTAACTATGTAGAGTCTGAACTTTTAGAAATCGAACCATTAATAGGAACGTTTAACGGTTACGGAAGAGCAAACACGTATGTTGTAGACATGTTATTAGCAAAACTTTATATTAATGCTGAAGTTTATACAGGTACACCTCGATATGATCAAGCCTATACCTATGTAAATAAAGTAATTACTGAAGGTGGTTATACCTTAACAGATAACTTTGTTGAAAATTTCTCAGGAGATAATGATATGTCTTCAGAAATTATCTACCCTTTAATTGCAGATCCAATTGTAAGTCAAAGTTTTGGAAACACAACTTATATTGTAAACGGAAACTTAAGTCCAGACACAATAACTATTTCAGAATTTGGAGCAACAGAAGGTTGGCAAGGACACAGAGCCACTAAAGCTTGGTATGGATTATTTGGAGATTTAGATACATCTACAGATGATAGAGCTGATTTATTTTGGACTGAAGGTCACAACTATGAAATGAATGACTACACTGTATGGACTGATGGCTACCCTTCAATAAAATTTAGAAACACAACATTTAATTCAGAATATACTCCTACTAGTTTTTCTGGTACAGATTTTCCTTTATACCGTTTAGCAGACGCTTACCTTATGTATGCAGAGTGTGCGCTTCGTGGTGCAGCTGGAGCAAGTATGACAGACGCACTAAATTATGTTAATTTAGTAAGAACACGTTCAAATGCAACAGCTATTTCAATGGGAGATTTAAACTTAGATTTTATCATTGATGAAAGAGGTAGAGAATTAAACCTAGAAGGACACAGAAGAACAGATTTAATTCGTTTTGGAAAATTCACAGGTGGAAGCTACCTATGGCCTTGGAAAGGTGGAACTGTAAATGGATCTTCAATTCCTGACACATACAAAGTATTCCCAATACCGCAAACAGCTTTAGAAGCAAATCCAAATTTACAACAAAATACAGGTTACTAA
- a CDS encoding SusC/RagA family TonB-linked outer membrane protein, whose translation MKTIFKRLLLALLFLPTVILAQSTVTGTVTEQATALPIPTVNVIIKDTSRGTATDFDGNYTLEVNNGDILVFSYIGYLTQEITYNGQSNINVGLVEDASQLDEVVIIGYGSVKKEDLTGSVDVVTSEDFNKGAITSTDQLLRGKAAGVRITDSGGSPDSAPTIRIRGGASLFADNSPLIVIDGVALGGQNPAGVSNPLSLINPNDVESFSILKDASATAIYGSRASNGVIIITTKKGTSGEAKYTFSTNVSVDSAGEGLDMMNSEEYVRFIKQYHPTYQSELGVPVGEVSTTEPSSIIQVNIYDTDGNITGTENRAVYDTNWRDAILRTAISTNTNFSVRANLGGVLPFRASVGYSDLEGVVRTDDYKRYSAAFKLSPKLLNDNLKIDANAKLTFVDKNATDAGGALGGAIVFDPTKPVYDNNSIFGGYYTNTALDGTRLLIDGQSNPLALLEQRERPERAYRFLGNVEFDYTMPFLPELKAVVNVGLDASRSKIKESFENNAISAFGIDTTNGNAVVFNPGTSYRERQHITNATFDSYLQYAKEIEESFITRYDVQLGYSYQNFKTDGNSDRFRNNVDTGFREVDFNPENPNNRYYNDQNLQSFFGRSNINILDKYLVTVSLRADGSSFFVTDDVWAEEAWGFFPAAALAWKIKQENFLKDVNFVNDLKLRLGYGKTGQQNIAGAVGTYYPTSPLFAVGSQNSQYLPGANLYSALPFQTGLTWEKTSTYNLGLDFNFFKNSVISGSFDIFKRETTDLLTDALIPPGQGLTDSFIKNVGSTESEGFELNLNLNPIQNEDFNLSFNGNISYATTEVTDLGGINTLRIGGGLLGTGSNLFFNKLGEEPGLAGVFKQVYDASGNPIPGAFVDLNGDNQITEDDKYFEALAPNWTFGFGLNVNYKNWDLSASFRGQLDGKLYDFNELRYGHTGSAEPNNNTSITNVLNFYDGAANPVFDEVIGNTQFSDYFLQDASFLRCQNIVVGYNFDSNFIKNTSMRIYGSVNNPFIITNYEGQDPENNGGIDGAFYPRPTTISMGVNIDF comes from the coding sequence ATGAAAACAATTTTTAAAAGGCTTCTATTAGCTTTACTGTTTTTACCAACGGTTATACTTGCACAAAGTACAGTTACTGGTACAGTTACAGAACAAGCTACAGCCTTACCAATACCTACGGTTAATGTTATAATTAAGGATACATCCAGAGGAACAGCTACGGATTTTGATGGTAATTATACATTAGAGGTTAATAATGGAGATATATTAGTCTTTTCTTATATAGGCTATTTAACTCAAGAAATTACTTACAATGGACAATCTAATATTAATGTAGGTCTAGTAGAGGACGCTTCGCAATTAGACGAAGTCGTTATTATAGGATATGGTAGTGTTAAAAAAGAAGACCTAACAGGATCTGTAGATGTTGTTACGTCTGAAGATTTTAATAAAGGAGCCATAACGTCTACGGATCAACTGTTACGTGGTAAAGCAGCAGGTGTGAGAATTACAGATAGTGGTGGATCACCAGACTCTGCTCCAACTATTAGAATACGTGGTGGTGCCTCTTTATTTGCAGATAACAGTCCATTAATTGTAATTGATGGTGTTGCTCTTGGAGGTCAAAATCCAGCTGGAGTTTCAAACCCTTTATCATTAATTAACCCAAATGATGTAGAAAGTTTTTCTATATTAAAAGATGCCTCTGCAACTGCTATTTATGGTTCTAGAGCATCAAACGGAGTTATAATTATTACAACTAAAAAAGGAACTTCTGGCGAAGCAAAATATACATTTTCCACTAATGTATCAGTTGATAGTGCAGGTGAAGGTTTAGATATGATGAATAGCGAAGAATATGTTCGTTTTATTAAACAATATCATCCAACATACCAATCAGAATTAGGAGTACCAGTTGGAGAAGTTTCAACCACTGAACCTTCTAGCATTATCCAGGTAAATATTTACGATACGGATGGAAATATCACAGGAACAGAAAACAGAGCTGTTTATGACACTAATTGGAGAGATGCTATTTTAAGAACTGCTATTTCAACAAACACAAACTTTAGCGTTAGAGCTAACCTTGGAGGTGTATTACCTTTTAGAGCCTCTGTAGGTTATAGTGATTTAGAAGGTGTTGTAAGAACAGACGATTATAAACGTTATAGTGCTGCCTTTAAATTATCTCCAAAATTATTAAATGATAATTTAAAAATTGATGCCAATGCTAAATTAACTTTTGTAGATAAAAATGCTACAGATGCAGGTGGAGCATTAGGAGGAGCAATTGTGTTTGACCCAACAAAACCTGTGTATGATAATAATTCGATTTTTGGTGGTTATTATACCAACACAGCTTTGGATGGTACAAGATTATTAATTGATGGACAATCAAATCCATTAGCACTTTTGGAGCAAAGAGAACGACCTGAAAGAGCTTACAGATTTTTAGGAAATGTAGAATTTGATTATACCATGCCTTTTTTACCAGAATTAAAAGCGGTTGTAAATGTTGGATTAGACGCATCACGTTCTAAAATAAAAGAGAGCTTTGAAAATAATGCAATTTCTGCTTTTGGTATTGATACAACTAACGGTAACGCTGTTGTCTTTAATCCAGGAACAAGCTACAGAGAAAGACAACACATAACAAATGCAACCTTCGATTCGTATTTACAATACGCTAAAGAAATCGAGGAAAGCTTTATAACAAGATATGATGTACAATTAGGTTATTCTTACCAAAACTTTAAAACAGATGGTAATAGTGATCGTTTTCGTAACAACGTGGACACTGGTTTTAGAGAAGTAGATTTTAATCCAGAAAATCCTAATAACAGATATTATAATGATCAAAATTTACAATCATTTTTTGGACGTTCTAACATTAACATACTAGACAAGTATTTAGTAACTGTATCTTTAAGAGCAGATGGTTCGTCATTTTTTGTAACCGATGATGTTTGGGCAGAAGAAGCTTGGGGATTTTTTCCAGCAGCAGCTTTAGCTTGGAAAATAAAACAAGAAAACTTTTTAAAGGATGTTAACTTTGTAAACGACCTAAAATTAAGATTAGGTTATGGTAAGACAGGACAACAAAACATTGCAGGAGCAGTTGGTACATACTATCCTACTAGTCCTCTTTTTGCAGTAGGATCTCAAAACAGTCAATACCTTCCAGGTGCTAATTTATATTCGGCATTACCATTTCAAACAGGTTTAACTTGGGAAAAAACGTCTACTTACAACCTAGGTTTAGACTTCAACTTCTTTAAAAATAGCGTAATTAGTGGTTCTTTTGATATCTTTAAAAGAGAAACAACAGACTTATTAACAGATGCTTTAATTCCGCCAGGACAAGGATTAACAGATTCTTTTATTAAAAATGTAGGGTCGACAGAAAGTGAAGGTTTTGAACTTAACTTAAACCTTAATCCTATCCAAAATGAAGATTTCAACCTATCATTTAACGGAAACATTAGCTACGCTACAACGGAAGTAACTGATTTAGGAGGAATAAATACTTTAAGAATAGGTGGTGGTCTTTTAGGGACTGGTTCAAATTTGTTTTTTAATAAATTAGGTGAAGAGCCTGGTTTAGCAGGAGTTTTTAAACAAGTATACGATGCTTCTGGAAATCCAATTCCTGGTGCTTTTGTAGATTTAAATGGTGACAATCAAATAACTGAAGATGACAAATACTTTGAGGCTTTAGCACCTAATTGGACGTTTGGTTTTGGTTTAAATGTTAATTACAAAAACTGGGATTTATCAGCTAGTTTTAGAGGACAGTTAGATGGAAAACTTTATGACTTTAATGAATTAAGATATGGTCATACAGGTAGTGCAGAGCCAAACAACAACACAAGTATTACAAATGTTTTAAACTTTTATGATGGTGCAGCCAATCCTGTATTTGATGAAGTTATTGGTAATACACAGTTTTCAGATTACTTCCTACAAGATGCATCATTTTTAAGATGTCAAAACATTGTTGTAGGTTATAACTTTGATAGTAATTTTATTAAAAACACAAGTATGAGAATATATGGATCGGTTAACAATCCATTTATTATCACTAATTACGAAGGTCAAGATCCAGAAAATAATGGTGGTATTGATGGTGCTTTCTATCCAAGACCTACAACAATTAGTATGGGTGTGAATATTGATTTTTAA
- a CDS encoding LacI family DNA-binding transcriptional regulator has translation MKKKITLKQIARELDVSISTVSKALRNSIEISEDTRQKVQAFAKFYNYRPNNIALSLKNRKTKTIGIIIPEIVHHFFSKVISGIEAVANQRGYNVIVGLSNESFAKEVINMEMLANGSIDGFILSIAKETLQQQDYHHFTETISQGMPIVMFDRVVNEIKCDKVIVDDTEGAKLAVNKLIACGCKNIAIVTTKDYVSVGKLRTQGYLEALEDHKIDPKASLILKVHDQLLSEDHLDSLEIEIENLFKNNKKIDGVFAVNELYAITTMKVARKLGLTIPDDLQIVGFTDGVLSKHAVPALTTVSQHGKKIGEKAAELLINNLEREDEEDIYETVVIETELIERASTK, from the coding sequence ATGAAAAAAAAAATAACTTTAAAGCAAATAGCAAGAGAATTAGATGTATCAATATCAACAGTGTCTAAAGCACTTAGAAATAGTATAGAGATTAGTGAGGATACACGCCAAAAAGTACAGGCATTTGCTAAGTTTTATAATTACAGACCAAACAACATTGCTCTTAGTTTAAAAAATAGGAAGACAAAAACTATTGGAATTATTATTCCAGAAATTGTGCATCACTTTTTCTCAAAAGTTATTAGTGGTATTGAAGCTGTAGCAAATCAAAGAGGTTATAATGTTATTGTAGGGTTGTCAAACGAGTCCTTTGCTAAAGAGGTCATTAACATGGAAATGCTTGCTAATGGTAGTATAGATGGTTTTATATTGTCTATTGCTAAAGAAACCTTACAACAGCAAGATTATCATCATTTTACTGAAACTATCAGTCAAGGCATGCCAATTGTAATGTTTGATCGTGTTGTAAACGAAATAAAATGTGATAAGGTAATAGTTGATGACACTGAAGGAGCAAAATTAGCAGTTAATAAATTAATTGCATGTGGTTGTAAAAACATAGCGATTGTAACCACTAAAGATTATGTAAGTGTAGGTAAATTAAGGACTCAAGGCTATTTAGAAGCTTTAGAAGATCATAAAATAGATCCAAAAGCTAGTCTAATATTAAAGGTTCATGATCAATTGTTGTCCGAAGATCATTTGGATTCTTTAGAAATTGAAATTGAAAACTTATTTAAAAATAATAAAAAAATTGATGGTGTTTTTGCTGTAAACGAGCTGTATGCTATTACAACAATGAAGGTTGCTAGAAAGTTAGGCTTAACCATTCCAGACGATTTGCAAATTGTTGGTTTTACAGATGGTGTATTGTCTAAACACGCTGTTCCTGCTTTAACTACAGTCAGTCAACATGGTAAGAAAATAGGCGAAAAAGCAGCCGAATTATTGATAAATAATTTAGAAAGAGAAGACGAAGAAGACATCTACGAAACCGTAGTTATTGAAACAGAATTAATTGAACGCGCATCCACAAAATAA